One window from the genome of Pseudoliparis swirei isolate HS2019 ecotype Mariana Trench chromosome 24, NWPU_hadal_v1, whole genome shotgun sequence encodes:
- the LOC130190116 gene encoding vascular cell adhesion protein 1-like — MFFCYIFLVVSMMNFLRDFRVSSCDDNCADRPVFTPSRLVVKFGDPTSASCSVCEHACINNLFNLESPVGVATKNGTTMFWTVERLTEWRTSPLCFYNNDTDYQCCTTLNVTVYQPPNNVSVSFVDHTGPMLEGRQYTLQCTVEQVAPVKDLAVTFYRGHTALGQRQSNNNNMKPVTESFSFNITLSKEDDGVQYWCEAKLELGAGGPQLPPVVTSQTVTAAVSYKPQLEGSSHPEPITVQEGDPLQLNCSAVGNPAPSYTWTLPSGSPSASNGSVLTVDSATFADEGMYTCSVGNVMGTVTVEMNVDVQASYMGILIGVMVAAAALLAILGLIGYAYCYKPNRTGQYNPKDVIGLGARHSALPTAE, encoded by the exons ATGTTTTTCTGTTACATATTTCTGGTGGTTTCTATGATGAACTTTCTGCGGGACTTCCGTGTCTCCAGTTGTG ACGACAACTGTGCAGATCGACCGGTCTTCACTCCGTCCAGGCTGGTGGTGAAGTTTGGTGACCCGACCTCCGCCAGCTGCTCCGTGTGTGAGCATGCTTGCATCAACAACTTATTTAATTTGGAAAGCCCCGTTGGAGTCGCCACGAAGAACGGAACCACGATGTTCTGGACAGTTGAGAGGCTGACTGAATGGCGAACGTCTCCTTTGTGCTTCTATAATAACGATACTGACTACCAGTGTTGTACCACTCTGAATGTTACTGTCTACC AGCCTCCAAATAATGTGTCCGTCAGCTTTGTGGACCACACCGGGCCGATGCTGGAGGGTCGGCAGTACACTCTGCAGTGTACGGTAGAGCAAGTGGCTCCTGTTAAAGACCTCGCCGTGACCTTCTACAGAGGTCACACCGCACTGGGTCAACGGcagtccaacaacaacaacatgaagccAGTGACGGAGAGCTTCTCTTTCAACATCACCCTGAGTAAAGAAGACGATGGAGTCCAGTACTGGTGTGAAGCAAAGCTCGAACTGGGAGCTGGCGGACCACAGCTCCCTCCAGTGGTGACGTCACAAACCGTCACCGCCGCTGTGTCCT ATAAGCCTCAGCTGGAGGGCTCATCGCATCCAGAGCCAATCACCGTCCAGGAGGGAGACCCTCTGCAGCTGAACTGCTCGGCCGTTGGAAACCCCGCCCCCTCGTACACCTGGACGCTCCCGTCGGGAAGCCCCTCCGCCTCCAACGGCAGCGTCCTCACCGTCGACTCGGCCACTTTTGCGGACGAGGGGATGTACACCTGCTCCGTCGGCAACGTCATGGGGACCGTCACCGTGGAGATGAACGTGGACGTTCAAG CAAGCTACATGGGAATCCTGATCGGCGTGATggtcgccgccgccgctctgctCGCCATCTTGGGCCTGATTGGATACGCCTACTGCTACAAACCCAATCGAACGGGACAGTACAACCCGAAGGACGTTATTGGCTTGGGCGCGCGGCACTCTGCCCTTCCCACTGCAGAGTGA